The genomic region ggaatacatgacttaatttaattgccaacgaagattatccaagagccggcactttttgatgagtatcatgaagataagcgagcaagagatcgaggctcagattaagcaaCAATGAGCTAGCAAAGGCATTTTTTAGAGAATTTACAGTATTCGATcatgaagaaaagatcagcgtttacttggactatgaagggcaagaccacatatgtaatctatttttatgtaaagaaatctattttctagaaaagttagtCTAATGGAATTGCattcaagatcaacatctccttttcttttgcattcatatatttgcattgcatcacatcacatgcatttaaatccataaaaagaccctaattaaagttaaaaagagaaagaaagagagaagagggtcacggctgagTGAAAAGAAGACGCTCCCTTACATATCCTAGACTTTTGTATCAAGAGGGATAGCTTACCTGGAGatgggggtgtttggaaatgaaaatcattccatcaattccatacatgaggaagggacgGAGCAAGGAAGTTTCGAGGACATTCGCCCTTACGAGCCAATGAgctctctgaataattggactgctgAAGACCTtcttgtagtctttaggaatttttcagagtaattcctGAAACATGTctattactctagggcctaggagtggtaagattacatttgtgaaaatggcctatgttcatctattattatttaaataaaacataacttctaTCAATTTTAAACAAGCATTGTTTCATTTTTCTCAACCAATATTCATTTAAATTTtgacaattcttattcttttattcatagcacataaacaatcattcttagattcattcattctttgtatattctttcatacccccacaggtctctagatatcaatgatatgagcactgaTACTGCCACTCCTGGTTTCTTTTACGAGCAAGACAtttgtttagaggaatctcaagaTTTTGAAAATGTCCAAGATTGTGACGTATCCctcgatctgttaagaatggtaaagcaggaggagaaacaaatcacaccacatgagaaagaggcaatagagaatatagccctagaggaagggaaggagttgaaaattggaacactgattacCGAGGACACAAGGCATAGTCTGGTTGAGttacttcgagagttcaaggatatcttcgcttggtcatatcaggacatgcccgtattgagtactgacattgtaatacatcgtcttccgataaggCATGATTGTAAGCCAGTCTAACAGAAGTTACGAAAAATACGACCAGATattgttctaaaaataaaagatgaggttaagaagcagttcgatgcaggattcttacaatAAGTGAAatactctgaatgggtagctaacattgtaccagttcctaagaaagacgggaaggtacgaatgagtgttgattacagagatttaaataaagctagccccaaagataatttccctctaccacacatagacactttggtagacaacacagcaggatattcattgttttccttcatggatggtttctcaggatacaatcaaataaagatgcatctagaggacatggataaaaccaccttcataactttatggggcaccttttgctacaaagtaatgccgtttggactgaagaacgcaggggcaacataccaacgggccatggtaaacttattccacgacatgatgcataaggatattgaggtatacgttgatgatatgGTTGCCAAGTCGCATACAGAAAAAGAgcacattgaggtcttgagaagattgttcttgaggttgagaaaattttagttgaagctcaatccagcaaagtgtacctttggagccagatCGGGAAAGTTATTGGGCTTCGTAGTTAGTGAAAAGGGAATTGAggttgactcagacaaggtcagagctatacgagagttacctccaccacatactcagaaggaagttctaggattcctaggaaggttgaattacatcgctcgggtcatttcacaactaaccgaaaAATGTGAccctatctttcgcctcctcagaaagcacaatcaaggtacttgggatgaggaatgccagaatgcttttgaaaaggtcaagcagtattttTTGAATGCTCTGGTATTATCTCTACCTATCCTAGATAAGCCGTTAATactgtacttgtcagtgttcagtaattctatgggatgtgtgcttggccagcatgatgagtcagggaaaaaggagaaggcaatctattatctcagtaagaagttcactgactgtgagatgagatattcactaattgaaaagttgtgttgtgctctgatttggacaactcggtgattaagacagtacatgttataccataccacttggctcatcccaaagcttgatccattgaaatacatgatggagtcaacgactctgaatggaagaatggcgagatggcaaattttgctttcagaatttgatataatctacataagtcagaaggctatcaAAGGAAGTGCAGTAGCAGATttcttggccagtagggctctagaggattatgagccattgaactttgattttccaaatgagaaGTTGATGTATATAGCAACGGCCGAAGATTCTTCTTGGAAGCTTAATTTTGATGGGGCTGCTAATGTagtcggaaatggaattggggcagtcttggtatccccaactGGCAATCACTACCctttcacgtgcaagttggactttgattgcacgaacaatatggctaagtatgaagcgtgcatcatgggactACAAGCAGCTATAGAGCAAGGTATAAAAACCTTAAAAGTATATGGAGATTttgcgttggtaatttatcaactCAGAGGTGAATGGGAAACAaaggaccctaaattgatcaattatcaaaagatagttttggggttacttgaggagtttgatgacatcaccttcaattatctcccacgagacgaaaatcagatggcagatggtTTAGCAATcttggcctcaatgattaaggcgaataaagaagaagagataagaccaattcaaatgagtgtctacgaGGCTCCAACACATTGTTGcaacattgagaaggaagaaaaggatgataacccttggtattaggatatattacgatatgtgagtgatcgtaaataccctgaacagaccgatgaaaatgacaaacgaacgtTGAGAAGGCtagcttgcgactatgtcttggacggggatatcctgtacaagagaaggaaagaccaagtatttttgagatgtgttgatgccgtggaagctaagctaattttagaagaagttcatgaaggcgTATGCGGGAcacatgcaaatgggttcacgatggctagacaaatcatgagatttggatattattggtctaccatggaaggggattgtatcaactacaccaagaaatgtcataaatgtcagatttatggagacaagatacatgtaccaccttcacctctacatgttatgacttctccatggcccttttccatgtggggcatggatgtcattagaCCAATATCACCGAAGGCTTCAAATGGACATCGGTCTATCTTCATGGTTATtaactacttcacaaaatgggtacAGGCCACTTCTTACACAAATGTTACTAAGACGGCTGTGAGTCAATttttgaagaaagagatcatttgtcggtatgggatgcctgaaaggatcatatcaaacaatgcattgaacttgaacaacaaaatgatagcaaaaGTTTACGaccagttcaagattaagcatcacaattcttccccctatcgtccaaaaatgaatggggcatgAGAAGCtgccaacaagaacattaagaaaatagtggggaagatgactgagacctatagagattggcatgaaaagttaccgtttgcactcctAGCCTATcaaacatctgtcagaacctctactagggcaaccccattctcgttagtttatgggatggaatcagtgttacctattgaagtagaaataccttctcttcgaattttgacagaaataaagttagatgaagctgaatgggttcaatcccgatataaccagttgaacttgattgaggaaaagaggctaagagtcATTCGACAtagtcagatgtatcagaagcgaatgatacAAGCTTATGACTAGAAAGTTCGACCCAGAGAGTTCCACGAGGGAAACCTTGTACTGAAAATGATTCTTCCCATTCAAAAGAACTTTAGGaggaaatggatgccgaattgggaggggCCATATGTCGTGAAGAAAGCCTTCTCTggcggtgcattgatcttaataaaaatggatgggaaaagtttatccaacccagtgaactcagacccagttaaaaaatactttgtccaAAGGAGAaaagaatccaaggtgaaaacccaccaAGGGCACCTTGAGATAAAAAAAAAaccggagaggccaaggtgaaaactcgcaaagggcaccttatgaccaaaggggttttgagttgaaaactcgaaagggcagctcaaattttaaaGAGTACACAGTGATCTTGCTATATTCGAAGAGCGAAGCACGTTACATATTGGGGCattaacaaagtactttggatcttttaaacacatgttgaactcaaggaagacttcatggagctggtgtatagacacTCAAGCAGCAATATCTTGAGCATTTAACTTTTATCCTGTTttctatctttagattctattccTTCCTAAAGATAGGCTTTCGTTTCCTTTTTATCCTTTCCttttaattcattcaaatccaattattcttaaagatttattcatcttccatgttgcattgaaataatgatagatgaactaaatatatttacaaatgaagttttgcgcattactctggaatttctagataatacaagaaactaaaataggacaattgttcgagaaattcacacATTCTCGGTGGGTTTTAGCATTGGAGGAAGGGTACAGGCCTACAGGTTGAGCAAGAATAATGCTTTgaaaagacaaatgaaggaatgagtggtgaagtctaggataggggtcatattcataaaatTCTGCATCAtgacatgtttaattaggaacatccGACTCATTTCGATCATGACATCCTAATTATCAAGCATAATTattctacaggttatcaaagATGACGCACattaacccctaagcagtagggtaataggccgcagcatagcagatctggctaaagcagatccaagatggtttggcatccttgtgcttacaaggagcaaatcgaagacatagctgatttggctttcgcgTGCTTACGCTAAAGCAAGTCTAAAATGATTTGGCATCTccgtattgtcagagaacaagtcgaagtctggcatctccatttcaacggagagcagatacatagcagatctggccttcagatgtttatactgaagcaagatccaagatgatttggcatccttgtgcttacaaggagcaaatcgaagacatagctgatttggctttcgcgtgcttacgctaaagcaagtctaagatgatttggcatctctgtattgtcagagaacaagtcGAAGTCtgcatctccatttcgacggagagcagatacatagcagatctggccttcagatgtttatactgaagtaagatccaagatgatttggcatccttgtgcttacgaggagcaaatcgaagacatagctgatttggctttcgcgtgcttacgctaaagcaagtctaagatgatttggcatctctgtattgttagagaacaagttgaagtctggcatctccatttcgacggagagcagatacatagcagatctggccttcagatgtttatactgaagtaagatccaagatgatttggcatttttGTGCTtataaggagcaaatcgaagacatagctgatttggcttttgTGTGCTTAGGctaaagcaagtctaagatgatttggcatctctgtattgtcagagaacaagtcaaagtctggcatctccatttcgacggagagcagatacatagcagatctggccttcagatgtttatactgaagcaagatccaagataaTTTGCCATCCTTCtacttacaaggagcaaatcgaagatatagctaatttggctttcgcgtgcttacgctaaagcaagtctaagatgatttggcatctctgtattgtcagagaacaagtcaaagtctggcatctccatttcgacggagagtagatacatagcagatctggccttcagatgtttataccgaagcaagatccaagatgatttggcatctttgtgctTACAAAGAACAAATGGAAGAAgcaaatttggcgtcactatgtTTGAGattgaagatatcaacatgacagtcatgAGTTTGCAAGGAGTAGATTGACGAAGCAAATTTGGCGTctttgtattagacggggagcagatcgaagatgacagatttggcgtctctgtattagacggggagcagatcaaagatagtagatatcgctttcctgagttgcagtgaaacagattgaagccgtcaagaggccatttaaagaagatcaaggatcaagaactcaagactcggcgagcccgggcaaaattggtctttttatagtctttgctctgttcACGTTACGCGACAACaagtaaagaggggcagctgtacaacccaaattttgcccgggctaaAAAGCCCAACATCTAAAAACCCAACAGCCCAAAACCCAACAAGCTCCAAAGCCCAATCACCTAAACCCTAATGGCCCAttaatgaaacaaaaaaaaaatccaaatatcttcactccaaccaccccactaaaccatcccaaccactccacttgccTACAAAAAAAttagttgtaaaatttggctataaaagccattcaggACTATGTTAGAAGGGGGTTTTTGTTTTTTTGAAAAtgctagtttttggagattaatcaaagatcaaagcaaaagaagtttctttgtctattctcattttaagttctttgtttgtttattgttttcctttcaattttattttgtttttttatacgaaagtaaaaataaaagtaagaagcttacccatatttttattaccgaaaaagtttttttttgaGGTCCGGCCATTGTCGATGTACAAGTGAGCGTGACGCATGGCCATGGAGGTCCGTGATCAAGCAAAGCCGGACCGATGGCCGAATTTAGAAGGGAGGGGGGAGTGctatttttaatattgttattattttctattattattattattactaataccactattatcatcattattactattatattacaatacattttcattattataactattgtgtttttactattattattattatattttccttttttgtatttacttatacgttattatttttatattaactaatttaataaatatatattttagcatatttattttatttacatatcattacttttattattattatttcatcatctattctatttatagtttttaaaataatttcaaacatttagcttattcattatttcctttcttattatttGTTCGACTCATTTATCTTACTTTCGTATTTATCGTTACTATTCATATTTGTGTTTATCTTTATCTTGTTAtagttattgatttttatttgttatgcattctttattatctcgttccatcacgaatttaggttttatctaacccaataataattctttcataaaagtaaatactccgtatttggtaatttgatacaatcgtgccctaacttactgggtttcgacttttctcatttaatttaaatacggaatactcttttaaatcgatatacgagtttttaaaaaaaaatacttattttcggaagtacgaggtgttgtgccctaacttactgggtatgacaCTTTGTCACCTCGGAgtaagaatttgttttaaaataaaggcaatattcgaaattaggaaattcgagaaaacgtgccctaacttactgggtttcgacttttcttgtTTATCCTAAATAACTGAAAAACCCTTAAAAAATTTAGAATATATGAATTATAAATAAAGACAAGCTCATCCTCAAAGTTTGAGATGTcttgtcctaacttactgggcgtgacattttattacttcgagatgagaGAGTCTTTaacatttgttttaatttattcggTCATTTTCAAATTAGCATTTTTacgaagagggatcgtatttcaatgtCTTTTAAGCTTTTAATTTTCGATActaagatattaattaatcaactaggtaccaatttttgggcgttatgagggtgctaatccttcctcgtgcgtaaccgactcccgaacctgttttcttgatttacgtggactaaaattgttgtttaaataaatcaaatcatttattaaaaacaaccacttttacaaggtgatccaatcacacctaaaaagactGGTGACTACttccgttttcgtttttcttcaAGTCGATAtccgtttttttcaaaaaaatagttaCGGCAACATGAATCATTGAGGGTGCTTTTGTAAtagcattaactgaaattttggAGGCAATGTAACACCAAGTCAGCAATCCGAGTCGAAAAACAATGGGCCACAACTATCCAAGCCATCTCCACCGTCATTTCAGTCTCCCGTATCAACTTTATCGAACGGTCTAGATATACCACGTCAGCGATCCTCGTGAAACCTACACACACCAATAACCGCTCCACTTCTCTTTCTATAAAAACAACCAAACACATCACAAATATCTCATCTCATATTTTCCATCAAGTTCAATTCTCTCATCCCTTGTTTTCCTTCAAGCCAAACGAAATCTAATCCTTTTTGAAAAATGGCACCAAAAGCTGAAAAAAAGCCAGCCGAGAAGAAGCCTGCGGAGGAGAAGAAAGCCGTAGCTGAGAAAGCCCCGGCAGAGAAGAAGCCTAAGGCTGGGAAAAAGCTTCCCAAGGAAGGCGGAGCGGCTGCCGGagacaagaagaagaagagagtTAAGAAGAGCGTCGAGACCTACAAGATCTACATCTTCAAGGTCCTGAAGCAAGTTCACCCTGACATCGGGATCTCTAGCAAAGCTATGGGGATCATGAACAGTTTCATCAATGATATCTTCGAGAAGCTTGCTCAAGAAGCCTCTAGGCTCGCGAGGTACAACAAGAAACCCACCATCACTTCCAGGGAAATTCAGACCGCTGTTAGGCTTGTACTTCCTGGTGAGCTTGCCAAGCACGCCGTTTCTGAAGGTACCAAGGCCGTGACCAAGTTTACTTCATCTTGAAAAGGCTATTTGTTGATCTGTAGTTGGGGTTAGGGTTAGGAGGCTGCTTTTTAAATTAGATCGGTGtggtttttatgtttatttttctgAAATTTCcgcatatttattttgatatatggTTTGTATTAGCGAGATGGATCTACTCGATCCTGATATGGCTATTGTAGAAATTAATGCTATTAACGACAACTTAATTTCTTGGAGCTTGTTTTTGGctagtttttaaatttatttttttcttagatAATTtcgattaaaattaaaaattttagtttcatcAAATTCTTTACTAAAtctaatattaatttttaattcattaaatttaTCACTGTACTCTCTTGAGAACACAACAATTACCAGATGTTATAACTCTCTTAAACcaaatgtgattattaaatataaaagaaaaaagagcACGAAATAGTGGTAGGTTAAGTGAGCGGTTATGTACTAAACGGAATTGCATTCTTAATGAGGTATATCGTAAAGAAATGGGAGCTGAGTTTTAGAGCACATTAAAGATGCTCTGCTCTCACTTGAATTTTAGTTTCACTGCAGAAAATTGTTGGGTTTGGCTGTAAAAACATTGTTTTCAACTGCACGTTCTCATGCAAACTGCCAAGGCCATAAAGATCTGACTTAAAGACAAAAGCAACGACAGGTTTCTTGATTGGGACTTAGTAGCGGTTTGATTTTTCTGGAATTGGGAAGCACAGGTTAAGCTCTCTATTAGAAGAGATGAATATTTTAGACAAGCTTATGTCTATTTTTTAATCCAAATTGAGATTAAAACTTAGTACAATTTACAATCTGTCAAACATCAAATCAACTTTGGATAACCCAACCCGTAAACTGGTTGAGGGTGATTAGTGAGGGTTACTGAATTTTTTTAGCAGTTCAATATTTCCCTTGGCTGTTTGGAGTTATTGGCAGTTTCGGAACCTCAGTAAAAAGCATTATTCCTAATAAGTTACCTGTTGATTTGTTAGCAGCCATGTTCTCACTCTTTAGCCTACTGCAGGCAGTAAAGAATCTGTTTTCCGGTGTCAAGCCACCGCTCCCGTCGCTTATAAAGCTGGCGAAAACCTAACCACCATTATAGTTAGAGCTTTGGCTGTTGTTGCAGGGGTATGCTAGCAAATTGACTTGCCTGACAAGGCATGTGAGAGGAATCTGTGCTAGTTTTCACCTTTGAATATATGTTGTGGATATAATTGGTTCgctttttttgtgtttttatccTATGCAGGGTCAAAATATCATGCAATGGATCTATCAAAGATGGATTATCATGGTAACTTTTTGATTCTCCACCTTCTTACCATATTCTTAGAAAGATATAACAGCTTTGTtacaaatttgatataattttatgccaaaaaaggaaaataaaatataatagctaattatattttgtaaataaataacattaaTTCATTGCTACAATCTTCTCCATAGTGTAGCACAAACTATTTAGGCTAAAAACATTGCTCTCTTTCCAAAACTCTTCTATAGCCTTTATTTTAGAAAGATTTTTCATCTCCATCCTATATTTACTATCGAATGACTGACCATCATATGCATAAAATACCTTAGTCTTCTTGAGGTTCTTCATAAGCAACCCAATAGTCTCTTCAtttgaatgcttagaattgatggAAGAAACATTAGATTGGTGGAATCCCAAACACAAAATGGGCACATAGCATTATAATACATGGCAAAATGAGCAATCATATACTAAACTTTTATTAGAAAGAAAGCCTTCTATATACCAAAGAAATATCAACATGTTTTAGAGCTCATCAAAGTTGGTTTTGCTTATAAAATCCTTGTTTTAACTGCACAATATTTTGATGACTATTCAGAGAACTCTAAAAAGTAGTaaactaaaaaaaatgaaaaacagaACAGCATCATTCGTTTTTTCCTTGTAGAAATTGCATTCTAAATGAAGTTTGAGTTTCTTGGACTGGCTCATGCGTGTGAGCATGGCACAACTGGCTTCCATTCCATTCCAGTATCCGGTCCCTGTAACCACCACCATTTTCATTCAAAAACTAGATTTCGGATTTTAATTGTATTAGCTTCATTTCAGAATATGATTCTGTATTTGAAGGGAAAAATAACTTACGCATGAAGTAAATAATTTCCTTCGAATATAGAATGGTCAAGCCGATCGCACACGAGCTGAAAACGGTAATCGCAATACAAAGGTATGCATTTCTTAATCTCACTAAACGTATAATAAAGGGACATTCAAAATTTCAGATACAGagtcacacttacaaatttctcGCCTAGGGTTGTGTTGCATCCTCTGCAATGGAAACATACCACTGGCAGATTATTAATATACCAACCACGCGATTTATCGATCTTCACATTGACACTATATATCAATCAAGAAgaaagattaaattgtaattaTTGTTGTTTATTACAGAATGAAATGTAGTTTGGGTGATTGTGTATCTTACGCATCGCGGCAGAGAATTGCATCTCCACTTACCCCAGGTATCTGAAGACTCCCTGGTACCTGAAAAGttgatttaaaagttaaaaaactaTTCTTGGAACACCGCATAATGTTACATTGAAATAATAATCTTAGACCAAATAATTGCTTTTCTGCTAAATATATCCCCGCAAACCTTCAACAAGAATTGAAGTGCCACTACCAGTAGTAAAACAAGAATCTtgatatacatatgtatatatacagagagggagagggagagagagagagagagagagagagagagagagagggattTGATACGCGTTGAATAACGTTGGTCCAGCAGCTGATGTGGTTTCTGCAATTTCGGCATAAGTAGAAACCACTTAGACTAGTTATTGGATATCTAACGGCGTTTGGAGGCGTCGGAAACACACAAGGAAATCGAAATTGaggagatgatgatgatgatccgCTAATATTTTGACTGTTCATTGGATATCTAACGATGTTTGGACGCGGCTGCGAAAAAGGAACTTGAGGAGATGATGATGAGCCGACGTTTGGAGGTGGAGGCGTTCGTAACCAAGAAGGAACttgagatgatgatgatgatccgACGTTTGGAGGTGGAGGCGTCCGTAACCAAGTAGGAACttgagatgatgatgatgatgatccgACGTTTGGAGGTGGACGCGTCTGTAACCAAGAAGGAACtttagatgatgatgatgatgatccgACGTTTGGAGGTGGAGGCATTTGTAACGAAGAAGAAACTTGAGATGACGACGACGATGATGATGACGACGACGCGACGTTTCGAGGTGGCGACATTCGAAACCAAGAAGGAACTTGAGATGATGGTTTTGGAGGCGTCGACATTGTATTCAAACAAGGAACTTGAGAAGATGATGATGATCCATATCTAACGACATTTGGAGGTGGTGGCATTAAATTCAAAGAGGGAACTTGAGGAGGTGATGATCCACTATCATTTTGATTGTCCATTGTCCAAGCTGAGCCCAAGAAACAAACACCCAAAGCGTATGTTACAAAGAAGATGAGAGTTGAGAAGGAAACGTAGAAAAGACCGAGCGAGAGTGGTTTCTTGATATACTTCCCAAATGGATATATTAAGGTTCTTCTTGGGATGGAAGGAGAACTGGGAATGAATGCTTCCACTACTTTTATATAAACAGAATCAAAGCAGATACATACATAGCTTCTTGTTCAGTTATAACTGTCAACACCGAAAGGGATCACGCGGGAAAACACCAACTAAAACTATAAATTAcagaatttttatttaaaactaaaaataagtgTTATATTAATGTAGTTATTCCGGATTGATGTGGGACCTAATATTGTAGGTGTTATTTACATGCTTTCCAACCTATTTATATCATTTATATTAATGATTCAACTGTTATATTTTATagtttattaatgtatattatgttaaatttaatatatatttaaaattttaattatttattttatataaaaagaatttaacagttaaatatatatattatatagagTATTTTAGATCGATATGATAGAAATATCGACTGGTTCAAAAATTTACATGTATGACAAGtataattatattgataaattcaataattgaatcattaaaatagtaataatataaatagttacAGAGTGTATGTGAAACTAGTTTAATTTTTAAGCTTTGTAATTAAATCACTCTCTTTAGCCACAAAATTCTACTTTAATTTTCAtactatttttataataaatagtTATCTAActcattttgtaattttgtaacaAATTGTTTTAGTATGAAAATAGATtaatatgcttttaatatattgtgaacagataattatttttttaatttaacaatATAAGTGTGttagatatttattataaaaattaaattaatagacACTAAAAAATAATTCACTTTTATTTGCACATATAAAGGTTGGTA from Gossypium arboreum isolate Shixiya-1 chromosome 1, ASM2569848v2, whole genome shotgun sequence harbors:
- the LOC108461293 gene encoding histone H2B encodes the protein MAPKAEKKPAEKKPAEEKKAVAEKAPAEKKPKAGKKLPKEGGAAAGDKKKKRVKKSVETYKIYIFKVLKQVHPDIGISSKAMGIMNSFINDIFEKLAQEASRLARYNKKPTITSREIQTAVRLVLPGELAKHAVSEGTKAVTKFTSS